The nucleotide sequence GTCCGCGACCCGGAGAAGGTCGTCTGGCTCTCCCAGACCACCCTCAGCGTGGACGAGACCCTGGAGACCGTGCAGAAGCTGCGCGAGCGCTTCCCCTCCCTGCAGGACCCGCCCAGCGACGACATCTGCTACGCCACCTCCAACCGGCAGACCGCGATCAAGAAGATCGCCCCGGACGCTGACCTCGTGATCGTCGTGGGCTCGGCGAACTCCTCGAACTCCGTGCGGCTCAAGGAGGTCGCCCTCGAGTACGGCGCCCGCCGCGCCGAGCGCGTGGACTTCGCGAACCAGGTGGACGAGTCCTGGTTCGAGGGCGTCGCCACCGTGGGCGTCACCAGCGGGGCCTCCGTGCCGGAGGTCCTCGTCAAGGACGTGCTGCGCCTGCTCGCGGACTACGGCTACGGCGAGGTCGAGGAGGTCGTCACCGCCGAGGAGGACGTGCTGTTCTCCCTCCCCAAGGAGCTGCGCGCCCGGCTCACCGCGGCCGGGGACACCTCCCACCGGCTCGGCGGCCGCGGGGCCCGCCCCACCCGCTGAGCCGCGGGCGGACCCGTCCGCTCAGCCCGCCGCGCGCTCGTCGAGCTGCCCCGGCACGCCGCGCTCCGGGTCCGTGCGGCCCGGGCGCTCCGCCGGCTCAGGGAGCTGCACCGCCTCGGTGAACTCCGGCGCCGTGAGCGGGCGCGGTGCCACCACGAGCGGACGCGTGGTGAGCCGATCGTCCTCCGCGAGCGTGGGGTCGAGGTCGTTGATCCGCCGGGCCGTGGGGAACACCCGGGTCTCCACGGAGCCCGTCAGCCGGTTGTAGGTCTCCACCGACTTCTGCAGCGACCGGCCCATGTCGTCGAGGTGCTTGCCGACCGTGCCCAGCCGCTCGTAGAGCTGGCGGGAGAGGTCGAAGAGCTCCTTGGCGTTCTCCGTGAGCCCGTTCTGCCGCCACGTGAACGCCACGGCCTTGAGCGAGGCGAGCAGCGAGACCGGCGACACGAGCGCCACGTTGCGGCTCGCGGCGTGGTCCAGCAGGGTCGGGTCCGCGTCCAGGGCGGCGGAGAGCGCCGACTCGGCGGGCAGGAAGCACAGCACCAGCTCGGGGGAGGCGTCCCGCGCCGCCCAGTACTTCTTCGACGCCAGCGCGTCCACGTGCCCGCGCACGGCCTTCGCGTGGCCGGCCAGCTGCGCCCGGCGCCCGGCGTCGTCCTCGGCGTCCTGGGCGCGCAGGTAGGCGGTCATGGGCGCCTTGGCGTCCAGGACGATGTCGCGGCCCCCCGGCAGGTGCACCACCATGTCCGGGCGGATCGCGCTGCGCTCGCCGTCCGCGGTGGTGCCGTTGGAGGCGACCTGCTCCCGGAAGTCGACGTGCGCGGTCATCCCCGCGGACTCGACCACCCGGCGCAGCTGCACCTCGCCCCACAGGCCGCGCGCGGAGCCCGAGCGCAGCGCGGAGGACAGGGAGGTGGTCGCCGTGCGCAGGTGGTCGCCCACCTCGCGGGTGTGGGCGAGCGCCTGGGTGATGCCCCCGTACTGCTCGGCCCGGTCCCGCTCGAGCGCCGTCACGTGCTCCTCGACCGAGCGCAGCTGGTGGGCCACCGGCGCCAGGGCCCGCAGGACGTTGTTGTCCTGCACGGAGCGGGCGTCGGCGTCCCGCAGCCGGTCCTCGAGCTGGGCGCGCGCCTCGACGGCCGCCGCCCGCTCGGAGGCCAGGTCCACGAGCCGGTCCTGGACGGCGGCGAGCTCGGCCTGCAGCCCGGCCCGCTCCTCCTCGGCCGCCCGGGCCTCCCCGGCGGCACGGGCCCGCGCCACGGCGGTGCCCAGGAGGGCGCCCACCAGCAGGGCGAGCAGGACGAGGACGACGACGAGGCTGACGGTCATGCCCAGCAGTGTGGCACGCCACCCGGACACCGCACGGCAGCGGCGCTCGCCGCCCCGCTCCTCGGAGCGTCGCGCGGTCAGCGCCGGACCGTGGTGCGGCGCACGGCGAGCAGCACCACGGCCGCGAAGACCACCGTCCAGAGCCCGGTGTTCAGCAGCAGTGCCCAGAGGGGGTCGGACTCCACCGGCGGTCCGCTGGTCGCCACGACGTCGCCCTCCACGAGCGGATAGCGGGCGAGCCCGGCCAGGCCGTAGAGCGGGGTGAACCGCGCGATGTCGAGCATCACGCCGGTGAGCGGGACGAAGAGGTTGCCGAAGAAGCTCAGCACCACGAGCATCCCGGAGGCCGCCCCCACGGCGGACTCGGAGTGGAACAGCAGCCCGG is from Kocuria rosea and encodes:
- a CDS encoding DNA recombination protein RmuC, producing the protein MTVSLVVVLVLLALLVGALLGTAVARARAAGEARAAEEERAGLQAELAAVQDRLVDLASERAAAVEARAQLEDRLRDADARSVQDNNVLRALAPVAHQLRSVEEHVTALERDRAEQYGGITQALAHTREVGDHLRTATTSLSSALRSGSARGLWGEVQLRRVVESAGMTAHVDFREQVASNGTTADGERSAIRPDMVVHLPGGRDIVLDAKAPMTAYLRAQDAEDDAGRRAQLAGHAKAVRGHVDALASKKYWAARDASPELVLCFLPAESALSAALDADPTLLDHAASRNVALVSPVSLLASLKAVAFTWRQNGLTENAKELFDLSRQLYERLGTVGKHLDDMGRSLQKSVETYNRLTGSVETRVFPTARRINDLDPTLAEDDRLTTRPLVVAPRPLTAPEFTEAVQLPEPAERPGRTDPERGVPGQLDERAAG